The Aspergillus fumigatus Af293 chromosome 3, whole genome shotgun sequence region GGGTCATTGGTCCCTCCCCAGTAGTTGAGCTCCGTCTGGATGTCTTGCTTACGCAGAGTGTCGGTAGTTGTACCGGTTGCTATCATTGTGTACAGCAAGATGGGAATGAGACTTGAACGATGATGTAGATTCGCAGAGGCAGCCTACAGAGTGGTGTTGAAATAACGTTCTACAATGGCATATTTATACATCTTGACTATGGCAGGCTCAAGCTCGAACTCGAAGCAAAGGAGTGGTCCACAGCGAATTCGAACCCGAACCCGAACCCGAGTGTTGATCATTCCCACGGTATTTACCCCATCAGGTAATGTGTCCGAATACGACAAAACGACACAGTCCACATGAACATTGGCAGCTTGGCTAGTCAAACCCAAGCTTGAACCCACCCCAGTTCAGCCTTGAGAAGGTCCCCAGAGGATCGTAGGCAGATCTAACTGCCTTCATCCGTCGCACATTGGCTGCAGGGAACCCCACAAACGGATCCTGCCATTCGCCCGCATCGCCCATATACACGAACTCAGAGCTGATCCCTTTCTCCCTGTTGATGGCGTGCAGAGACTCTGTGAGTCGACGCGACCAGGTCTGCACGCGGATATCGTCAGACGCAAGGTCCCAGCCTGTACTGAATTGCCACCCTAAAGCAAATATTAGTGGTTTCCATAGCAAAGAATCAGGGACGTACAGATCATGGGCTGTTCGTCCAGGCCCCACACATTTCCGATCCCATTAGTCCTGCCTACTCGTGCCGCGCCTGCTGGAGAGAGATTCATGACAAAGGTTGGGTAGAGGCCTTTCACGTCGGCTATCTCATCAACCGCTGTCTTCCACGCTTGATAGATGGAGTAGAGGGTCTCGGGGTCGGGCTGTACTGTATGGTGAGAGAACATGACACTATCGCCATCAGCATTGAACATCAAGGTTCAAAGAAATGCTCCCTACCGGAACATCTGATTCGGGGTAACCAGTCCCGAAGCAAACTGTTTCCCAGTCGTCACATTGTGCACCTTTGACATGCCAGGGAGAGCAGTGAAATTGGCGAACTGCGACGGAGGCCGGCTAATGCCTTCCTGCACCCCAATCAGCGAAGCCGAAGACACCTTCGTGGTCACATTATAATCGATCGTGAAGACACCCCCTGCTGCAATGGGATTTGGCTCATCAAGCTTGACCAGATCACATAGCGCTGTGATATAGTCATAGATCCCGGATTCATTGAAGCTCTGGAGTGTGGTACTGATCTTCGGAATTGCAAACGTCTTCAGAGTAAACTTGGTTACGATCCCGAAATTATTCGCACCTCCTTTCAATGCCCAGAATAAATCCGGGTGCGAGTTCGCCGATGCGACGACCTGCGTCCCGTTCCCCAACACCACCTCGTACCGGACGACGTTGTCCATGGCAAACCCGTACTTGTTGATAAAATAATGCACGCCACCGATAAGAGTGAGGCCAGGTACGCCGATGGTCTTCAGACGGCCGCCGATGGCGATCCGTCCGTAGGGGTCGAGGGCAGAGTAGACGTCGTACCAGGTCATGCCTGGTCCAACGTCTATGGTCCCGTTGTAGACGGTGAACTTGTTCAATCCGGACAATGCGATGAGCACGCCGTTGTCGATGTTGTTGGCTCCAGGAAACTGGCCATTGTCAGTAAATGAGTATTTGGTGGAGACGGCATCGTACATTCATATGTCCACCGCCGCGGACGGCAAAGTGCGCATCACAGTGGGTGAGGATCTTCACGGCGTTTGCAACTTCTTCAGCAGTAGTTGGGAGGAAGATACAGGAGGGGTGGAGGTCACTCCGGATATCCCAGTAGCTGGTAGCTTCGACTGTGTACCTTGCAGCTGATGGGAGGAGAAGCTTGTCCGGGTAGAACGACTCAAGCTGCGTACAGGCGCATGGAGTTCCTGTAACGGAGATGTTCCGATTGGCTGCTACCACAGTAGCCAGAGAAACAGTGAGACAACGATGAAAGAACATTGTGATGAAAACCGCTAGTTGACTATGTTGGTGTTGGCCAGTTTTCCGGGAACTACGCCTCTTATAGGGACAGCTGCAACACTGAGAACGTCCATTGACAGAAATCGCATTGTCGCATCCCTGACCTGCCAGACATAACTTTGAGGATCAGCGATACTGACTTTGTGCCCTTTGCTTCGTTCATGATAGTCGGTGCCTACACCCAAGTTTCTCGGTCTCGGGTTCGGGTTCGGGTTCGGGTTGTTTCATAACGACGATCTTCACTCAAGGGATCTGCCCTAATTTCGACGGACCAGCCACAGAACTTAAAATAACTTTGTTCAAAACTTAAATGCCCCGGTAGGAGTCCAAGGCTGCAGTATTACTGTCGATCCATTGTCTATAGAGCCCATTCTGAATGAGATCGGATCGGGAACAGGGACACCCGCTGT contains the following coding sequences:
- a CDS encoding FAD-binding oxidoreductase, which gives rise to MFFHRCLTVSLATVVAANRNISVTGTPCACTQLESFYPDKLLLPSAARYTVEATSYWDIRSDLHPSCIFLPTTAEEVANAVKILTHCDAHFAVRGGGHMNFPGANNIDNGVLIALSGLNKFTVYNGTIDVGPGMTWYDVYSALDPYGRIAIGGRLKTIGVPGLTLIGGVHYFINKYGFAMDNVVRYEVVLGNGTQVVASANSHPDLFWALKGGANNFGIVTKFTLKTFAIPKISTTLQSFNESGIYDYITALCDLVKLDEPNPIAAGGVFTIDYNVTTKVSSASLIGVQEGISRPPSQFANFTALPGMSKVHNVTTGKQFASGLVTPNQMFRVMFSHHTVQPDPETLYSIYQAWKTAVDEIADVKGLYPTFVMNLSPAGAARVGRTNGIGNVWGLDEQPMIWWQFSTGWDLASDDIRVQTWSRRLTESLHAINREKGISSEFVYMGDAGEWQDPFVGFPAANVRRMKAVRSAYDPLGTFSRLNWGGFKLGFD